In a single window of the Pandoraea pulmonicola genome:
- a CDS encoding TetR/AcrR family transcriptional regulator, with the protein MPNDSQVTRATRNADRTRAQILAAARDEFSLRGYEGARVEAIAERAGSNKRMLYYYFKSKDELFLAVMEDTYRGIRDAEAELRLLDLPPIDAIRALVTFTWEYYLAHPEFLSLLNSENLYHAQHLRRSTDIRSLNSPLIDTLGEILARGHREKLFRGGVDPLQLYISIAALGYFYLSNNATLCTVFGRDLATPKARLERLQHMIDMVLGYLLIG; encoded by the coding sequence ATGCCGAACGATTCTCAAGTCACGCGCGCCACGCGAAACGCCGATCGCACGCGGGCGCAGATCCTTGCCGCCGCGCGCGACGAATTTTCGTTGCGCGGCTACGAAGGTGCGCGCGTGGAGGCCATCGCCGAGCGCGCCGGCTCCAACAAGCGCATGCTCTACTACTACTTCAAGAGCAAGGACGAGCTGTTTCTCGCCGTGATGGAAGACACCTATCGCGGCATTCGCGATGCCGAAGCCGAACTGCGTCTGCTCGATCTCCCGCCCATCGACGCCATTCGGGCGCTCGTCACCTTCACGTGGGAGTACTATCTCGCACACCCCGAGTTTCTCTCGCTCCTGAACAGCGAAAACCTGTACCACGCGCAGCATTTGCGCCGTTCCACCGATATCCGCTCGCTCAACTCGCCATTGATCGATACGCTCGGCGAAATCCTCGCGCGCGGACATCGGGAGAAGCTCTTTCGCGGTGGCGTCGACCCGCTTCAACTCTATATTTCCATCGCCGCACTCGGCTACTTCTACCTGTCGAACAACGCCACGCTGTGCACCGTCTTCGGACGCGATCTGGCCACGCCCAAGGCGCGGCTCGAACGTCTGCAGCACATGATCGACATGGTCTTGGGGTATCTACTGATCGGTTGA
- a CDS encoding ABC transporter permease codes for MAQATPLVRKVFESRAFRPIALIAFIIVGWELVIQLFHIKPYLVPDPLVVIRQLVVDWPKLWSETLVTTYATVGGFLLSALIGVPLAMVIAYSRLVESYVYPLLVFSQSIPKIAIAPLLVVWFGFGIVPKIVTAFLLGFFPVVVSTVMGFKSVDRDMIDLVRSMKASRLQTFLKISLPFALPSIFSGLKVSVTLAVVGAVVGEFVGANSGIGYVLQVANGNFDLPLMFAALILLSLVGVVLFVLVDRVERVMIPWHASHRDDYVST; via the coding sequence ATGGCGCAAGCGACACCGTTGGTTCGTAAGGTATTCGAGTCTCGTGCATTCCGGCCCATCGCCCTGATCGCCTTCATCATCGTTGGCTGGGAACTGGTCATTCAGCTTTTCCACATCAAGCCGTATCTTGTTCCCGATCCGCTTGTCGTGATCCGTCAGCTCGTGGTCGATTGGCCCAAGCTCTGGAGCGAGACGCTGGTGACAACCTACGCCACCGTCGGCGGCTTCCTCCTCTCGGCCCTGATCGGCGTGCCGCTCGCGATGGTCATCGCGTACTCGCGGCTCGTGGAGAGCTACGTCTACCCGCTGCTCGTCTTCTCGCAGTCGATCCCGAAGATCGCGATCGCGCCGCTGCTCGTGGTCTGGTTCGGCTTCGGCATCGTGCCCAAGATCGTCACGGCGTTTCTGCTCGGCTTCTTCCCGGTCGTCGTGTCCACGGTGATGGGCTTCAAGTCGGTCGATCGCGACATGATCGACCTGGTGCGCTCGATGAAGGCGAGCCGTCTGCAGACGTTTCTCAAGATCAGCCTGCCGTTCGCGCTGCCGAGCATCTTCAGTGGCCTGAAAGTGTCGGTCACGCTCGCCGTCGTGGGCGCCGTGGTCGGCGAGTTCGTCGGCGCCAACTCGGGCATCGGCTACGTGCTGCAAGTGGCCAACGGCAACTTCGATCTGCCGCTGATGTTCGCGGCGCTCATCCTGCTCTCGCTTGTCGGCGTGGTGTTGTTCGTGCTCGTCGACAGGGTCGAGCGCGTGATGATTCCGTGGCACGCCTCGCATCGCGACGACTACGTCAGTACCTGA